A section of the Naumovozyma dairenensis CBS 421 chromosome 5, complete genome genome encodes:
- the PTP2 gene encoding tyrosine protein phosphatase PTP2 (similar to Saccharomyces cerevisiae PTP2 (YOR208W); ancestral locus Anc_8.623), producing the protein MDRYDKNTITTSNLFQYSPKKVVDINQENMDPSYSLNIVPQMNTGYHPHPLLDRSKPFPMQQRKGKNVLDLTTAQYHIEGLTTISGPKILTKFSKEMDKLLIFDLTCHERVLLSPDNSNSNHLDTNSISLSNLIRNGSHAHNIETVTNTNINTNTSTKDKNDDVVYCVHLTFPSTLLKRPSFNFEKLLKTTLSERKIPEILNLINKFQYFIFYDDNSNNLQNCNPSTYFLITKFKTFLDEKYPNISKHIFLLDHSSDDDLDLSNKSTQSNNITPCYLSRTPIVQQNSASAIKPTTNNSRKFNLKLQIPPPNPTNRLFVQSLKKDSVIYSPTSLRRYFTFVIPKSIKDNDSSLPLWLRKYTQRDQINHILESLCNKFNLLENLEVQRLSKSLRTGITHTPTGSNINNYNNNKDISLKEKKNDENNNIVNEYTKNTNTTQANHTGQKQSLSSVSSYHKIYSLLHLQKQFKKVKKEQTHTTEPETNNNNDISKDGDDNIKYNCMKHIKSDQNKDKKVNEYQPKLPPLVITIEDIPNEAGTKATSNTNSSSSTISSSSSTTSQKSLLSPYSDPYSNRTGSNTVDILATTPSDNYEVSQGIQSFAKNRYSNILPYEHTRVKLQPSPIGSKTNSKSSLMSLMENNNNTYSHNKNNISSSSSPSSSSSLSSSSSSIKYSMTKAPTMMMNKNNDIGEVTSNSNNVLMRNNSSSTQLFEQNLPNNNDRRSLSGEPTGNNIDTSSSVTNSSNSILTLVRKRRNSSYFNRDSIPPPLLTSSSFSSSASSKFPLSSSYTSKSTVTPSDKSTTANLVPPGSHHFSVSSSSSSSSTQNSNRRISSDGLSNYPQLNIDRKSVSFDDYFNANYLKLPQINPDFNYLATQAPLPSTMDDFWKVVISNNIKIIISLNSDDELAMKKWDIYWNNQNYSNYKVKVIKCLQNFSKLDGLILRIFQVTKCKSNTSSCCSSIVFQLQYTKWLDSCSIVMTDLLKILKIKDVLLLENPLTFIEQWEKNSINDDNLHEIYSKMQKDGTIIKKYDSPLLVHCSAGCGRTGVFITLDFLINILTNSKNSSNNIDVWNMKHDLIFIVVNELRKQRISMVQNLTQYITCYESILQYFALSRENIIT; encoded by the coding sequence ATGGATAGATATGACAAAAATACCATTACTACTTCAAACTTATTTCAATATAGTCCCAAAAAAGTTGTTGACATAAATCAAGAAAACATGGATCCAAGCTATAGTTTGAATATTGTCCCACAGATGAATACCGGATatcatcctcatcctcTACTGGATCGTTCGAAACCGTTCCCAATGCAACAAAGGAAAGGGAAAAATGTACTGGATTTAACAACTGCGCAATATCATATTGAAGGTTTAACTACCATATCTGGACCTAAAATATTAACtaaattttccaaagaaaTGGACAAACTTCTTATTTTTGACTTAACCTGCCATGAAAGAGTTCTATTATCTCCTGATAACTCGAATTCAAATCACCTTGACACGAATTCTATCTCACTATCAAATTTAATACGGAATGGCTCCCACGCCCATAATATAGAAACAGttacaaatacaaatataaatacaaatacaagTACAAAAGACAAAAACGATGATGTCGTATATTGTGTACATTTAACTTTCCCAAGTACTCTTTTGAAAAGACCATCTTTTAATTTCGAAAAGTTATTGAAAACAACTTTATCAGAAAGGAAAATACCCGAAATTTTAAATCTCATAAATAAGTTCcaatatttcatattttatgatgataactcaaataatttacaaaattgtAATCCTTCAACCTATTTCTTaattacaaaattcaaaacatttttagatgaaaaatatccaaatatttcGAAACATATCTTTCTACTAGACCATTCATCTGATGATGACTTGGATCTATCTAATAAGAGTACACAATCAAACAATATAACGCCATGTTATCTTTCTAGGACACCGATAGTACAGCAAAATTCAGCATCTGCAATTAAACCAACGACAAACAATAgtagaaaatttaatttgaaattacaaatacCTCCTCCAAACCCAACAAATCGTTTATTCGTGCAGTCATTGAAAAAGGATTCAGTAATATATTCTCCGACTTCACTGAGAAGATATTTCACCTTTGTTATCCCAAAATCCattaaagataatgattCATCTTTACCTCTATGGTTGAGGAAATATACGCAAAGAGATCAAATTAATCATATCCTCGAATCATTATGTAATAAGTTCAATTTATTGGAGAATTTAGAAGTTCAAAGATTATCCAAGTCTTTAAGAACAGGTATCACTCATACTCCTACAGGCAGtaatatcaacaattacaacaacaacaaagatatatcattgaaagaaaagaaaaatgacgaaaacaacaatataGTTAATGAATATACTAAGAATACTAATACAACCCAAGCAAATCATACAGgtcaaaaacaatctttATCTTCCGTATCCTCATATCATAAAATTTATTCGCTACTTCATTTACAAaaacaattcaaaaaagtcaaaaaagaacaaactCATACAACTGAACCAGAaactaataacaataatgatattagtAAGGATggtgatgataatattaaatataattgtATGAAGCATATTAAATCAGACCAAAACAAGGACAAGAAGGTAAACGAATATCAACCAAAATTACCACCTCTTGTTATTACTATAGAAGATATTCCAAATGAAGCTGGGACAAAAGCAACAAGTAATACCAATAGTAGTTCATCtacaatatcatcatcgtcgtcTACAACATCACAAAAATCTCTACTATCTCCGTACTCAGATCCATATAGTAACCGCACAGGTAGTAACACCGTAGATATTCTAGCAACGACACCATCAGATAATTATGAAGTGTCACAAGGTATTCAATCATTCGCTAAAAAtagatattcaaatatattacCTTATGAACATACTAGAGTCAAATTACAACCATCACCCATTGGGTCAAAAACTAATAGTAAATCAAGTCTCATGTCCTtaatggaaaataataataatacctATAGTCATAACAAGAATAATatctcttcttcatcatcgccatcgtcatcgtcatcattatcctcttcttcttcttctatcAAATATTCCATGACAAAGGCACCtacaatgatgatgaacaagaaTAACGATATTGGAGAGGTAACTTCAAACTCGAATAATGTTCTTATGAGGAacaattcttcttcaacacAATTATTTGAACAGAATTTACCCAATAATAACGATAGAAGAAGCCTTAGTGGTGAACCAACaggtaataatattgacacttcttcttctgttacaaattcttccaattcaattttaacTTTAGTgaggaaaagaagaaattcgTCATACTTTAATAGAGATTCAATACCACCACCATTACTaacatcttcatcattctCCTCTTCAGCATCATCGAAATTtccattatcatcttcttaTACTTCTAAATCAACGGTCACACCGTCTGATAAATCCACAACAGCAAACTTAGTTCCTCCTGGGTCACATCATTTCTCTgtttcttcctcttcttcttcgtccTCCACACAAAATAGTAACAGACGGATTTCATCAGATGGTTTATCAAACTATCCCCAGTTAAATATTGACAGAAAATCAGTATCATTCGATGATTACTTTAATgcaaattatttaaaactACCACAAATCAATCCAGATTTTAATTATTTGGCCACACAGGCACCATTACCTTCCACAATGGATGATTTTTGGAAAGTCGTCAtctctaataatattaagattattatatcattaaattccGATGATGAATTAGCAATGAAAAAATGGGACATATATTGgaataatcaaaattattctAATTATAAAGTAAAAGTGATCAAATGTTTACAAAATTTTAGTAAATTAGATGGTCTCATTTTAAGAATTTTCCAAGTAACTAAATGTAAATCAAATACATCATCGTGTTGTTCCTCCATTGTTTTCCAATTACAATATACAAAATGGTTAGATTCTTGTAGTATTGTGATGACTGAccttttaaaaatattgaaaatcaAAGATGTATTGTTGTTGGAAAATCCCTTAACTTTCATCGAACAATgggaaaaaaattcaatcaatGATGACAATTTACATGAAATCTATTCCAAGATGCAAAAAGATGGGACgataattaaaaaatatgattctCCATTGTTAGTTCATTGTTCAGCAGGTTGTGGTAGAACAGGTGTTTTCATTACTTTGGATTTCTTAATCAATATCTTAACAAATTCCAAGAATAGTTCAAATAACATTGATGTTTGGAATATGAAACATGATTTGATTTTCATAGttgttaatgaattaagaaaacaaagaattTCAATGGTTCAAAATTTGACTCAGTATATCACTTGTTATGAATCCATTCTACAATATTTTGCATTGTCAAGagagaatattattacctAG
- the KAP120 gene encoding karyopherin KAP120 (similar to Saccharomyces cerevisiae KAP120 (YPL125W); ancestral locus Anc_8.624), with amino-acid sequence MSNTATLTELAVLQTLEQAGNPQQAGSQVQKSAEQQLKQWEIQPGYHYYLQSIYLDLSNTLQSRWLAAIQFKNGVDRYWRSSRVHAINKDEKASIRARLFELIDEQNNQLGIQYAQAIAKIARLDFPAEWPDLFEHLESLLSDHNVRCNNVKVYNMLMYINQIIKVLGTARIGRCKPAMQSKVPLIFPLIVRIYLESFDDWTKSKSLSDDDLSKLQVSYLSLKVLRRIVCEGYERPQKDESVCEFMKLSITHFELLLANQEFFNKFDLYEKFIKCYGKLYYNLVTSSPANFILLPCSTSILIVYTKLLFEKAQIVYQENVDVTGDFWEHAAIRGFLLLKRVINFTNKKGVITLKVRSDKASIESSIMKINNEFLHENLVKKLLDVLMDWYLKLRPSELESWFLDPEEWINEQIVASYEYQIRPCAENFFQDLINSFPELLVPYLLNKIENEANHLGDDLDGFLKKDAIYASFQLSASAVSDMVDFDRLLVQVFLPEASNNNTQPDQLKIIRRRVALIIHEWSTVKCSEQSKALCYEFFKNVLASDEDKVVQLTVVQSLRTMIDDWNFNKDVFEPFLTDIVTVLLRKILPSVSLTETRMYVLNTLSDIISQTKPLIDQKLLIEILQVVPNLWEHAANNTSESILANTLLRLLKYLAISLGPHSYLTWDIAIPIISVACNPESSHYQLLNEDGYELWGALLQNYSPKEQSFNTTFIDLLPYLEFGIEAHTEILPTLLELIRSYMLILTQEQIFACESFQRIFTEIARFLLKLREDSFELILQIWEILVLANESDYENALLTNFYQANILSSLFDSVFKEERLSNYQCGQILQIIARISYANPDALLEFLQNYHSQLPTMNENSLLPIHDRRCVYGDMTFEQVIQRFISIWIVCFKDIYDPKFKKVHILGISSLLRSKILVVLTEFENIISLWIDILEEINETSDGDCEKYHLNDIVTEQSMSYHPLTSEQLREHELSKNNDPVHNISLKEFIEQTLRFLEDFLGMGRYNELLSNVNPNLIENLKLFLSLKK; translated from the coding sequence ATGTCTAATACAGCTACATTGACAGAATTGGCTGTCCTTCAAACGTTGGAACAAGCAGGGAACCCACAACAAGCAGGTTCTCAAGTACAGAAATCTGCtgaacaacaattaaaacAATGGGAAATTCAACCTGGATACCACTACTATTTACAGTCTATTTATTTAGATCTCTCTAATACACTACAATCAAGATGGTTAGCAGCCATCCAATTTAAAAATGGGGTCGACAGATATTGGAGATCATCAAGAGTCCACGCTATTAATAAAGACGAAAAGGCTTCTATAAGAGCAAGATTGTTCGAACTCATTGACGAACAAAATAACCAGCTAGGTATACAATACGCCCAAGCAATTGCTAAGATTGCTCGTTTGGATTTCCCAGCAGAATGGCCTGATTTGTTCGAACACTTAGAATCTTTATTAAGTGACCATAACGTAAGATGTAATAACGTTAAAGTGTATAATATGTTGATGTATATTAACCAAATTATTAAAGTGTTAGGTACGGCAAGAATTGGTAGATGTAAACCAGCTATGCAAAGTAAAGTTCCATTAATCTTCCCCTTAATTGTTAGAATTTATCTAGAATCATTTGATGATTGGACTAAATCAAAAAGTTTAAGCGATGACGATTTATCTAAATTACAAGTTTCATATCTGTCGTTGAAAGTCTTGAGAAGAATAGTTTGTGAAGGTTATGAACGTCCTCAAAAAGATGAATCTGTTTGTGAATTTATGAAACTTTCCATTACTCATTtcgaattattattagccaaccaagaatttttcaataaattcgacctttatgaaaaatttatcaaatgttatggtaaattatattataatttagTCACTTCAAGCCCTGCAAATTTCATCCTATTACCATGCTCTACTTCAATATTGATAGTTTACACTAAATTACTTTTCGAAAAAGCCCAAATTGTTTACCAAGAAAATGTTGATGTCACAGGTGACTTTTGGGAGCATGCAGCAATTAGAGGCTTCCtacttttgaaaagagTGATCAATTtcacaaataaaaaaggCGTCATTACTTTGAAAGTAAGAAGCGATAAAGCTAGCATTGAATCatcaataatgaaaatcaataatgaatttcttCATGAAAATTTagtgaagaaattattagatgtACTTATGGATTGGTATTTAAAATTAAGGCCTAGCGAATTAGAAAGTTGGTTCTTAGATCCAGAAGAATGGATTAATGAACAAATTGTAGCTAGTTATGAATATCAAATTAGACCATGTGCTGAAAATTTCTTCCAAGATTTAATTAACTCTTTCCCAGAATTATTGGTTCCATACCTGTTgaacaaaattgaaaatgaagctAACCATTTGGGGGATGATTTGGATggatttttgaaaaaagatgCCATATACGCAAGTTTCCAATTAAGTGCCTCAGCGGTAAGTGATATGGTTGATTTCGACAGGTTACTTGTTCAAGTTTTCTTACCAGAAGCTTCAAACAACAATACACAACCTGATCAGTTAAAGATTATAAGAAGGAGAGTGGCACTTATCATACACGAATGGTCTACCGTAAAATGTTCCGAACAAAGTAAAGCATTATGTTAcgaattttttaaaaatgttCTAGCTTCTGATGAGGATAAAGTTGTTCAATTAACAGTTGTACAATCATTAAGAACTATGATTGATGATTGgaattttaataaagatgTATTTGAACCTTTTTTGACTGATATAGTTACCGTATTGCTACGAAAAATATTGCCCTCTGTATCATTAACAGAAACGAGAATGTACGTTTTGAACACATTAAGTGATATTATTTCACAAACCAAACCATTAATCGATCAAAAACTTTTAATTGAAATACTTCAAGTGGTACCAAATCTTTGGGAACATGCTGCAAATAATACATCAGAATCCATCTTAGCGAACAcattattaagattattaaaatatttggcCATATCATTAGGTCCACATTCTTACTTGACATGGGATATTGCTATTCCAATTATTTCCGTTGCATGTAATCCAGAATCTTCGCATTATCAACTCTTGAATGAAGATGGTTACGAACTATGGGGTGCTcttttacaaaattattCACCAAAGGAACAATCGTTTAATACTACATTCATTGATTTACTACCCTATTTAgaatttggaattgaaGCTCATACTGAGATTTTACCGacattattagaattaatCAGAAGTTACATGTTAATATTGACACAAGAACAAATCTTTGCATGTGAATcatttcaaagaatattCACAGAAATTGCCAGATTTTTACTGAAGTTAAGAGAAGATTCATTCGAATTAATCTTACAAATCTGGGAGATATTAGTCCTTGCTAACGAATCAGATTATGAAAATGCACTATTAACTAATTTCTATCAGGcaaatattctttcatcattatttgatagCGTTTTCAAAGAGGAACGATTATCGAATTACCAATGTGGTcaaattttacaaattaTTGCAAGAATAAGTTATGCGAACCCTGATGCATTATTAGAGtttttacaaaattatcattcaCAACTACCAACTATGAATGAGAATTCTTTACTACCAATTCATGACAGAAGATGTGTTTATGGTGATATGACTTTTGAACAAGTTATCCAACGGTTCATTTCTATTTGGATAGTTTgttttaaagatatttatGATCCTAAATTTAAAAAGGTTCATATTCTTGGGATTTCAAGTTTATTAAGAAGTAAAATATTAGTGGTGTTAacagaatttgaaaatattataagtTTATGGATTGATATCTTGGaggaaattaatgaaacaaGTGATGGTGATTGTGAgaaatatcatttgaatGATATTGTTACGGAACAATCAATGTCTTATCATCCATTAACTTCGGAACAATTAAGAGAACATGAATTgagtaaaaataatgatccTGTTCATAACATTAgtttgaaagaatttatCGAACAAACTCTGAGATTTTTAGAAGACTTTTTAGGTATGGGAAGATATAATGAACTTTTATCCAATGTTaatccaaatttaattgagAATTTAAAGTTATTCttatcattgaagaaataa